GGCCAGACGATACCCTTGTCGTCGTGATGCTGCTCGATGATGGCGGCCAGCGTGCGCCCGATGCCAATGCCGTAGCACCCCATGAAATACGGCTTCTCGCTGCCATCTTCATCGACATAGTTGGCATGAAGAGGAACAGAGTACTTCGTACCGAGCTTGAACGTATGACCGACCTCGATACCTGTGGCCGTATGCAGTGGATGGCCACACACGGGGCAAAGGTCCCCTGCCCGGACGGTCCTTATGTCTGCCACGATGGTCGAGTCAAAGTCCCGCCCAAAGAAGGCATTCCTGATGTGGAACCCATCTTTGCCGGCTCCGACGGTGTAGGCGGTGTCCCGAAGAACCATCTCGTCGACAACGACGGGCACTGCTGACTGCATGGGCCCGACTGAACCTGGGTGAACGCCAAGGATGTTCAGTACTTCCTCGTCGGTCGCCAGTCGACCCTCGCGGGCGTGCACGGCTTTCATGAGCTTGACTTCGTTGATATCGTCGTCTCCCCGCACCACGAGGAGCCAAGGTTTGTCGTCAGCGATATAGAGGATGGATTTGAGGACAGTGCCTGGATCGACGGCAAAGAAGTGCGCAACCTCGTCGATGGAGTGGATGCCAGGCGTGGCTATGCTTTCCGGCGCGGGCGGAGTATCCGTAACATTCTCAGGACTCGTTGCAGGGCGCGCCTTCGAGAGTTCGAGGTTGGCAGCATAGCCGCAGTTGTCGCATGCGGCGTAGGCACACTCTCCGTTGTCTGCCTGGACCGTGAACTCGTGCGACGACGAACCGCCGATGGCACCAGAATCTGCCTGGATAGGGCGGAACGTAAGTCCCACACGGCGGAAAATGTTGTTGTATGCCTCAAACATGAGGGTGTAGTTTGGCTCGATGGAGGCCTCGTCGCGATCGAAGCTGTAGGCGTCCATCATTGTGAATTCACGGCTTCGAATAAGGCCGTACCTGGGGCGAATCTCATCCCGATACTTGTTGGTGATGTGGTACAGATTGAACGGCAGTTCCTTGTAGGAATGACGCTCACTGCCGACGACAGATGTGACCAGTTCCTCATGCGTTGGCCCCAGGCAGAACGATCGGCCCTTCCTGTCAGTCAACTTGAACATTTCATCGCCGTACAGATCCCAACGGCCGGTCGCCTGCCAGGGTTCAGCGGGCATCAACAGAGGCATCAGGATTTCCTGGGCGCCATGGCTATCCATCTCCTGGCGCACAATTTCCTCTATGCGCTGCTTGACGCGCAGGCCGAGATTGAGATAGGTGTAGATGCCAGAAGCCGATTTGCGAAGCAGGCCGGCGCGAAGCATGAGTTGGCCGCTTATGGTCTCGGCGTCCTGGGGAACTTCACGCAGACGCGGTGCAAAGACTTTGCTCAGATACAAGGTTTCCTCCTGATGGCACAGACGAGCATGTATATTATAGATGCAGGGTTGGTTTTGCAAGGGAGTCGATTGCTGCTACTATGAACAGATACAGGGATCGGAAGGGGCAGACCCTGGACGTTGACGGAAGCAGGGGGAGACGCACAGCGCCAAGGAAGACCAGTGTTCGTCAAGGCCACCGGGAACGGCGAGCGTGAACTCTGATTGTGTCCGGGCCTGCTCTCAGACATAGTTCGCAGGAGGGAAACCATGTACTTGGTCATCGCAGGAAACATCGGTGCAGGGAAGACGTCGCTAGCTCAGATGATCTCGCGTGAGCTTGGTTTTTCTGTCTACTTCGAAGCGTTCGGCGACAACCCGTTCCTGCCCAGCTACTACCAGGATATGCGGCGTTGGGCATTTGCAACGCAGATCAGCTTCCTGGCTCTTCGTTATGAGCAAATTCTGAACCACGTCCTGATGAGCGATGTCCCTGCCATCCTTGACCGTTCCATCTATGAGGATCGTGAGATCTTCGCCAAGGCACTTGTGCGCGACGGACTCCTGTCGCCGGACGAGTGGAATACCTATGACAAGCTGTATCAGCTCATGGTACGTCGGCTTCCCAACCCCAACCTGCTCGTGTATCTTCGCCGGGACGTCCCGACGCTGCTGGCCAACATCCGCAAACGCAATCGTAGCATTGAGAACATCAGCGGAGATTACCTGGAGGGGCTGAACAAGCAGTACGAGGAGTTCTACGGGGGCTGGCATTATCCCAAGGTCGTGTTCGAGGAGGATATTTTTGACCATGCCGCTGACGTGTTGCAGCTTATCAAGGGTGCCCTCTAGCGTAGGGTTGTTTGCTTTTTCACAAGCCATTGCAATATTGGTGCATGGGCCTAGAATAGGAAATGGCGTTTTAAAGCCCCATAACGGGACGGCTCCCCATTCTCCCTGAGAGCCAACACCACACGTCACGGAGGCTATTATGGCAGGCGAGAAGAAAAACTGGTTCCAGGTAGCTCAAGACAGAATTCAGATTGCAGGCACGAAGCTCGGTCAGAATCCCGAAATCACGGAGATTCTCCGCAACCCGCTGAGGACGCTCAGCGTTTCCATTCCTGTTCGCATGGATGATGGTACCACGAAGGTTTTCCAGGGATTTCGCTGCCAGCACAACGACGCGGTCGGACCAACCAAGGGTGGCATCCGTTTCCACCAGGATGAGACTCTCGAGGATGTCAAGGCTCTGGCGACCCTCATGACGCTCAAGTGCGCTGTTGTTGGTCTCCCGTATGGTGGTGGCAAGGGAGGTATCGTTGTTGATCCCACGAAGTTGTCCACCGGCGAGCTCGAGAGGCTTTCCCGTGGATACATCCGCGCGTTGGGGACGTTTGTTGGCCCCGACCGCGATGTTCCTGCTCCGGATGTCAACACCAACGGCCAGATCATGGCATGGATGATCGATGAATACAGCAAGCTGAC
This Coprothermobacter sp. DNA region includes the following protein-coding sequences:
- a CDS encoding proline--tRNA ligase, whose amino-acid sequence is MYLSKVFAPRLREVPQDAETISGQLMLRAGLLRKSASGIYTYLNLGLRVKQRIEEIVRQEMDSHGAQEILMPLLMPAEPWQATGRWDLYGDEMFKLTDRKGRSFCLGPTHEELVTSVVGSERHSYKELPFNLYHITNKYRDEIRPRYGLIRSREFTMMDAYSFDRDEASIEPNYTLMFEAYNNIFRRVGLTFRPIQADSGAIGGSSSHEFTVQADNGECAYAACDNCGYAANLELSKARPATSPENVTDTPPAPESIATPGIHSIDEVAHFFAVDPGTVLKSILYIADDKPWLLVVRGDDDINEVKLMKAVHAREGRLATDEEVLNILGVHPGSVGPMQSAVPVVVDEMVLRDTAYTVGAGKDGFHIRNAFFGRDFDSTIVADIRTVRAGDLCPVCGHPLHTATGIEVGHTFKLGTKYSVPLHANYVDEDGSEKPYFMGCYGIGIGRTLAAIIEQHHDDKGIVWPMSVAPFQVVVVPLNKGDDAVWQAALELYEGLEKAGIDVILDDRGESAGVKFNDADLMGFPIQVVVGNSFLKTGNFEVTLRNNKTDKKATPSSEAIAFIVDLVRTTD
- a CDS encoding deoxynucleoside kinase encodes the protein MYLVIAGNIGAGKTSLAQMISRELGFSVYFEAFGDNPFLPSYYQDMRRWAFATQISFLALRYEQILNHVLMSDVPAILDRSIYEDREIFAKALVRDGLLSPDEWNTYDKLYQLMVRRLPNPNLLVYLRRDVPTLLANIRKRNRSIENISGDYLEGLNKQYEEFYGGWHYPKVVFEEDIFDHAADVLQLIKGAL